A region of the Bombus pyrosoma isolate SC7728 linkage group LG15, ASM1482585v1, whole genome shotgun sequence genome:
ggtTTCTTCATAGTCTACCGTCCTATAAAGTGtgctaatatttataaaaggagAAGTAAACGATACGCAGCTTTTAAATATACACGAGAGTGATTTGTACATTTATCGTACTGTTAGCTATTTAACAACGATATATCATACTACGACGTTACGTACTGATAATTTCGCGAACAAAGTGAAACGAGCATTCATAACATCTTTTCGCGATTTTGCATGCAATGAACGTATCAGGCAATAAATTCTCGCTTTGTAGAAAGAGCACCGTGAAATTACAGATTTTAATGTAGCCACAGTTGCAGTCACGTACGCccaattagaaaattaatttacgtaattggtacatcaaatttaattaaactccTGTAATTACAACGTactgattaataaaatatcataaacgATGCGTATCGGTGGCACTTTCGAAATTGTTTATCGGCCGcaacagataaaaattaaacagtaaaattccctttctctcgaaatgaaacgaatggTGACACAGCAATGATAGCGTGATATATCCGCGTGTAAACTGCGAATGCTTACGCATTTATGGAAAACCtcaaggtaaaataaaaatgcacagaatgcgACTAacatgtaaaaattgtatagaatataaaatctCTTTCCAAAccgaagaaaacaaaaattctgcTTCTTTTTGAGAACCAAACAAAATGctagatagaaaattttacgcGATAAGAGCACAGTACTCTCGTTATAGTATTCGAcgagtgaaacaaatctctgctCAGATCCCATTGCTTTAGACGCGTTCGTAAGAATATCagtttgcataaacatccgcggtCTACTTATTGGTCATCCTATTTTCCccttctttttactttttcaattttcacggGAACGGCGACAGGAACAACGCGACAGAAATATTCGCTGATCGTGAAAAATAGTCATGATTCGgcagaaattgaaaattgaacacGCACCGGCGATTCGCCATTTACAAAGGTTGATGAGAATATCGCGATGTCATTGCGCGCCAAATTCCTTTAGAAATGAAATCACGGCGCGAGTGACACGCTTGTACAAAGAAATCGTAATTTCCAGCGATGTAATTAATGGAAACAGTTCTCGTTCAACGAAAAATCGATCTTTCGCCTCTGTCGTGCTCGAAATACACATGGAAACGTGGGTCGACTGTTAGCCTCCCCCCGGGATTCAACAACGAACAATTTACAAATAGTTGCGTTTGCTTCGTAACCAGCGATGCTTGTACCGCGCTCGCACCGTCACGTGACAATTAGGCTGATTGTGAGAGACAGAAACTGCGCGAATACTAATGCTGTAACAAGATAGCTAGACAACATTGCGAACTAGGGATTTGATAACGTTCGCAAAGTTTCCGCTGTTACGAACACGTGTTACCATCGAACGATGTTGAGATACCATAAATATAACtggtttcgtgaaaatcgattATATACTTTACGTAAAACCAAGCTTCCTCGCGTTCTTCATAGTCATCGTCTTATTAAACAAATACTGATTCGTCACTGGTAGATATCGACGTTTATACCATTAGATgcttcgttatatttattacccgtaaattttcaacaaattgcTATGAATCTCCTATTTAATTCGTTCAACTAATTACCAGATTAATTACCACGTTCTGCATTAGCAGATGTCGTAATACTTATCAACGAGCGTGTATGTCGTTATATTGATGGATATTCAATCGTTTTCCTAATAATCTTGGATAATTATCACATATTCTGTGTACACCTTTAtacgtacacacacacatacgaTACACGTAACAACGGATCTGGCAATGTGCTGAACTTAGCATTTGTGCGCACTTCAAATTTCTAACCCCGTATCATTGAGCCAGTACGTCATATTACAACCAAAACATACCATTAGACATACGGCGTAACGCTTGTTGAACTAGTTTTTAACAAGGAAACTGGTTACTAAAAATGTGCTGGGTAAAAATGTCGCAATGCGACGTGGCTTGCAGATGCGTCTACGACACACATACAGATGCAGCCATCCAACACGAGCGTACAAATCACAGAACGTAGCATCCGTGGCGAAAGAACGTTTGAAGACTTCCGGCCGTGATACGCGCGAGTGCGTCGCAATTATGCAGAGTGTTACGAGTCCCTGGGATTGCTCAACTTTTAGGATTAAAAAAAACCAGAGGGTCGAGAGGGAGGGGCCGATAATTAAAAGGCGTTCCTTGACGCAAACGTAACGTcacaaatttgaaattccacGTGAGACGCGCTCGTAAACGTTGTATCGCGGAGGCGCGCGGTGCGTGTCGAGAAGCATTAATTAACGTCAGGATCGGTGCATCACATTTGACATCGTTGGGAGACTGGACCGCCGTTTATATACGCGCTATCTGTCTCCTTCGCGCGGCTTCACGGTGCCTGGGACACGCCACTGTACACCCATTACGAACGACCGCGCTGCTAATGGAACGGAACAGCGGAAAAACAAAGAGAGACAGATTTATCGGCAATACCCGTTAGCCCAGAGCAAACCGAATTTCTACTACGCTAATTAAATAAACCCAATCAACTTTTCctatttctaaatatactCGTCCCTCCGCCCTCGTGGTACAGTCAAACTACCACTGTCAGACTACTACAACTTTTGTTCGAAAATGTCGCGAAAATCTTTCTGTAAATCGGCCTATAAACTTTCGTTGCTCGTGTTTAGGTGCGTTATGTTAGTTCTGTGACTCGAGTTCGAAGAAAACTGCGTAAgtcgatacatatttatatgtacaccGTGTTCACCGTCTTACGAGATTTCTACACGTACGAGACGCGAGATACAAAGGGACAAGATATGATTAGAAGTATGGAGAGTGGAATTGTTGAACCGATTGAAAATAAGAGAGAAAGCCGTGCATTGTTCGTTTTATTGTACCTtcgataaaatagaataaactATTCCGTTATATTGGATCTGCGGATATGAGGCAAGAAATATACTAGCTTTTCCCAGCGAATATAATTCAGTGTTACCTGGAGACGTTGTTGGTCTATATGATTTCAAACATTTCGTTTCTTATCACATTTTCACATTTCCCTAACCAATGGCGTATTCACGTCGACGTACTTCTATCGGGTCACGCTAtgatacaaaagaaaaggttTTGTATACTGAAATCGAAGAAAACCGGGTGAAACAGAATATCTAAGTAAGGCGAAACCTTTAGAGCCCTCGGATTTCATCTCTTCCAGATGTAAGATTCCAATGATAAATGTTACACCAAAATGAATTccaatttgttattatttcgtaGCAGAACGGTCAGAGAAATATGCGACTGGATTTTGATTGGGCAAAGTTTTTCGCAGAAAATCCCTCGTGACAACGATATCGAATCGGACAGCAACACGCCCAGTGAAAGACGCGTGTAGTCGCATGGCGCGGTAACAAAAGAGCGATACGAGACTCGGGACAAAACGCGAAAAGCCTTTGCAAAAAGGGAGACGAGAGGGCCGAACAACGGAGAACAACAACGAAACAGACGGAGAATTTATAGTGTTTGTAGATATAGCCGCAATACGCGTATTCCACGGTCGGTTACAATGCTACGATAGAGGCAACCGGCACCCGTACAGCCGATCACGTGTCTGGCTTGTACCGCAATCGGGCTCATTGTCTGCCGACAAGAGTGGCGTGGATACAAAGCATCAGAGCTGAGTTACTCGCTGCATGTAGCTAGGTAGCGAGCGCGTGCAGCCGTCATTGCGGTTCGATGCAACTAGACAATCTAGTGTAAATAGGGGTACGACGGCGCGGGTATGTTGTTACGTGCCGATCTCCTGTTGCAGATCCTCGAAATCATGAGGCAGATTCGATGATACGAAGCCGAGATTGAAATTGTCCAGCTAATACGATTACGGAACACTGCGTGAGGGCTGGCTAATAGCCGCGCGTCGATGCTCCGTGTGATGGACGCGATTGACTGTTTGAGTTTTAAGCCGATTGTCCGAAAACGATTCTTCCGTAATCTGACCATTCCGATTTCATGCCATCGTAACTGTGGAAATGGTAAAAGCAAAGATCGTGAACAGCAACAAATGACAGTTATTAGAAAATGTCAGCAGAGAATATTTTGGATTTATGATACTAGCGTCGCGACTCGAAATATCACCGACAACACGACACGTGATATTCGCAGCAAGAAGACAGAAGTCACGACTAGACGAATATTTATGCTCTTATGGGAAGTTTAAAGTTACGGAAAATGTACTGGAAAAGTTGCGTGTAAATAGAAGCCATCCAGGGCCATTCGCGCTGTTTCCTTGTAAATTAATGGGAACAGCCAAAGGCTTCTCGATAGGATCGCACATAAATCGATATTTGGTCGTGAGATAACTTTTTACGTCGCGGATGTTTTTGTGGCTGTCGTTGTTCATTAAATTCGAGGCACGAGGGGTTGACACCTCCTTTAAAACGCTTTCGATGTTAAAGTCTGAAAGAAAGGTTGTCGCTCTCGGCTACTTCGTCGCGTTACTACAACTTTCTTGTTAGCGAAGTTTGGAAATATACTGTCGTCGAGTGTCTTCAACGTGGCCACGTAGCGGTGCACCAACTTCGATCGAGAAAACTTCGCGACTGAGCTTCTCGCACTTTGGTCAAAGGTATCTGTCTATCGCGTCAAAGAAAATCTGACCGGAATACTCGTTAACGGGTCGCGCACGTTTCCTATTCGCTTGCTTCACAGAAAGTCAATCGCAAAACAAAACACAGACCGAACGTTCGTTTCGCTTGAAGATCATCCATCGTAAACGCTCGTGTAAGTACGTTTCGTTTAACTACGCAGACGGACGTGGAACAGGATTAACGTAGAATAGGATTTAAACGACGATCCAACAGATATCAAGCGAAGAGCATTTGTGACTCGTAAAACTTGTCGAATTCGTGCCCCGACTTGGTGAAACGTATATTACTATCTCTATAgtctattttttaatcgattagGAGGCTACACCTTCAGACGTTTaagcataaataaaatttgggaatttttcttataagtAGTTGCAAGATCTGTACGTCGAACTGGACTTGACATTCTATTTTACtcgatttttccaatttcttcgtTCGCAAGTAGAATCCCATTTGAAAGCTTCGAGAAACTTAAAACGATACACAAACGTACAAGACCTATGTATCTTGTTAATGAGAAAGTCTTCgtgaaataataagataaatgaaaaggACTTTCGTACGATATTCCACACCTCTGGAATATTAAAGAGACTGTTTAAAAGATTCCGATTTTTCGGTGCCTGCTTAATTGAAAAGTCTTTGTTAGAcgaaaagataaaaggaaagcTTACGTGTGTCGCGAGTTTTTTCGCCAAGTACAAACGCGTTCTTTTGTAACCGGTAATCCTCCTTTTGTTCACTCGCTTCTCGTTTTTCCGTTTCAGTATAACATAAAGAAGCGAGAAGAAGTACAAGAAATGACCCAAGAAGAGCCGAATCCTTTGATGCGCAAGAAGAAGACGCCAGAGGAATTGGCTGCGGAGGCCGAGGCGGAAGACGAGGACGAGATTACAAGTATGTACACTAGTCAATTGCATTCGCTCATCACACTCGGTACACACGACCCTTCGCGAAGAGGTTGGCCAGGGAAACCATGGCCATGGAACGGGGTTAAGAACGAGAAGCTACAAATTCACGGTACACGTTCACCGAGTGCAGCTGCCTGACGAATTAATGCAGTGGCGCTCAGACACGGCAAGGGATGATCGATGAAGGGTTAACGAGCCTTGGCTAGAAATCAAACAACTGCAATCCTCCACTCGGTTTCTGAGTAAATTCGACAGAAGCCGGTCGCATGCCACGATTCTCGTTCAGTTTCACGGCAAAATCGATGTCTCGTAATTGAGAGAACTTGAAAAACTGCCAGCCAACTTTCAGCCGTGTAGTCATTCATTTGcgtttttccattcttttgtAACTAAACTGGGACACTGTAGCGTACGCATACTCATTTATACACCGGGGCTGAATAAAATACAGGGAATATTGGAAATCGTGGTACAATGCCAAGAGGGTAGCTCGTGAAACTGTACACCCTCGCGCTAtcaaaaattttacgataattattgtATCTGTTTCGCGATTGGACAAATGTAAATGATAGTAAAACGATGCGATGGAGTATTCGTATAACGAAAGTAAGAAGTAACTGACGTACAGTTGCGGatgaaagaaagtttaaaaacgATACACCGTGAATTATAGAAACTTTTGTACTAAAgatttttttatcgtattgaTAATAGGTAAATTTGTCCtatgatatacatattgtacTTATTCGTTGTTCTTTTATGGTGTCGTtccatatttctatattttataaactttcttctATTCTCGGCTGTATGAAACGAAAAACTGCAAGCTAACGTAAAGTCTATAATTCATATGCAAtactcaaattttattaaacataaaaagtGTATCCACGAAACGTAAAGCGGCAGACTTTGAAATTCTACTCACGAACTATGAATAAGATAGAGAGATTCGTCGTCTGATTCAACGATATGAGTATACTTCTAGCGTAAAGTGAAATCGTTTACAACTTGAAAGACAAGCCTGGAACGACATCTTCGTGCATGAATTCTTTTCATCGCTTTCATTGATATCTAGAACGAATCCTACAAATATCCGCCACGTATTTTTCGGACGCgctatatatacaatataatacatgAACGTTCGTTTGTTCCAGAAATCAAGAACGTGTTCGACACGCATATACAAGAGTTCAAAGCGCAAGTACTGGAAGGTAAATGCGACCTCCAATAAGCCTACCTACACCCTTGAAGCGGTCGGTAAGGAGGGTGGTGCATCATGTGCTACCAGAGCCGCATCCGCCTCTCAGCCCCTACGACATCACGAGGAAGAGAACGAGCGAGATCTGACGTGTCATTGGAGAAGCGAAAGGAAAGAGCGATACGAGAACTCGCTACcagcgtcgtcgtcgttgccgTCGtaatcgtcgtcgtcgtgttGTTCGAGCGTAGATCGATTCGGAATTCGAATTGGCCAGTCGTCCCTTAGAGAGCGTCGAGAGAAGCGACAATCGCTCGAGACACCGCAACCAACGCCCATCGCCCGTCCTCGGTCCTCCAACGACCCATCGAATTAGATTTTCTACGAGGGTACGCGCGGAACTATCTTCCGAAACGAGCGCATCGACCAAACAAGAGAAGAGTTACGAGCTTCGATCAACATTGCCATCGTGTGAGAAGGACGTGTCATCGTTGAGAACGAGTGGATGGAACGAGACGAATTCGACGGATTAAATAAGAGAGATCATCGTCGATAGCGTTGTTAATTGACTCGAGTGATCTTGGAAATTGAAGGCAGGGGAAGAAGGAAGCCGAGAAGATCTAGAGATTCGAAGCTCGGCGAGGATCTAGGATGTCGATGGTGGAGCGACGAATCCAGATCAATTTCACAATCGACACAACCGGAGAAGATCTACTAGAGACATTACGCATGAAAATTCATagggaaaagaaacgaggaagacGATGTTAAACGAGGACGATGACGGGATAAAGAAAACTGCGGCAGACGTGAGAACGTAGGAAGTATGAGATCGGCGAGAGTTCGTTTACGCCTTACGAttcgaagaaggaagaaggacaGAGACGATCGAagttaagaaaagaagaaaatgcaaAGTATAAGATCCGTGAGAATTCGTATATGCGTTAcgattcgaagaaagaaaatgaaatatcggaAAGAAATCTCGGCAAGAAATAAGACGGGACGTaaaaaacagagagagagagagagagagggagagaaaggaaaatgatTGGATCGATCAAAGTCTCTTCGGATATCGCACGAATATCATGGCGTAAATGAGACGTGAGCAGTCGAAGGGCGCgtgcatataaatatacctatatatatatataaatataaataaagaaatatattatatatatataaataagaaaaatgaaagaagtaaaaaaaaagacataaaAACTTAGTACCTAAGTTTCTagcgaatttttcgaatagtggtaaaaaaaaaaaagatgaaattacCGGTAGCAGAGTTACGTAGTCACTAGTTCGTTCAACGGCTGTTCAATAACAAGGAGATCAGAAAGGAGGGagtcattattattattcgagtTATGAATTATTCTCATAGTTTATTACCGCGGTCATTGTTCTTATTATTGTTGCcattaaatgtttatatttagaaacaaGTTAAGACAAGGATCGAGGGCCACGAGAAACTAGAGTCAAGAGACCAAGAGCTGAACGCAAGACGGAGATGGATTgctgagagagagagagagagagaaacgaagagaaaaaaaaattaacacaGGAAACGAGTAATGAGAAAAAACAAGTGTAACCGGCGGCCCTTGCTCTCCCTTCCGTccaaattcgaattttttccGATTACCTCTCGGCGATATAGCTCGATCGCGATCGATCCGTAGTGAAACGCGTAACACCTGAGCGATTCTTAGGGACACTTAGTTAGGGGACACATTGCCGACAAAAGtgacgaaaaaatataaagtggTTATTAGaccaaaaaaaagaaaaaaaaaaagaaaaaacggaaaaaatcgacaaaacgagaaaacattttaaatgcGCGCTTCGTTAAGAATAGCTCGACGAATCGAGCAGCACTGACTCTCGCGTTTAAATGcaaacaaataagaaaaaaagaaaaaaaaagtactaAAGAAATGCCTTTCTTTCACGTTTATACGGTGCGTTTCTATCGAGTGTAATTATATAGTAGGTTAATTGttagagaaaggaagagaaaactGATTTATATGTTCGCTCGTGAACGATCTTAGAACAGGATAGAGAAGTGTCGCGATTCGACGATCGAGACTGTTCTTAGCAAGGAGTTTTCAGGTGTTACCGCCGGAAACGTTCGAGCAAAGTAGCCATTGTTTCATCCTTTCTCGAAGCGGTTCACCGGTCTTTCATCGTGCTTGTTCGTCCGCGACAAACACGTTGTGCATGATGGACGACGCGTAAACGATGATGGACGGGATGGACAGAGCATCGACTGCCGGCAAGTAACGCGAGccttatacatatacagaatTAACAAGAAACTAAAAAATGCTCACGCACGATACCATTGCGATATACTTAGAGACTAATTGGAAACAGGGGGATGAAAGGTATGAAGGAAACATTTCGTTGAGCAAGCAAACGTTTCCTATTCCTTCGATCGGAGGATCTACGTTTAATGAAGAGACTGAGAAGATAACtctgtttaaattaaaatgtatcttGTAACATAGATTCTTGCGTATATGTCGTAAAACGTTCTGAGTTGGTATATGTATAGGGCGGATAATGCCAGACGAAGCTGCGACGGAGAATGAAAGCacgaagaggaagaacgtGCCATTTAACGCGTGATGTGGTTTTTTGTATGAGTGACGAGATGATACGAAAGtgtacttttttttatgttcGATATCGTTCCTCGTTCTGGTACCGAtctatatattcttatacatCTTCTTCTTATCTATCGAGTCTTCTCAAAATCTCTCAATTGATTCTGACTCTGAAGCAACGGCTATCCTCTGATTTCTTTGCGACTTCGCGATATATTCTCCTAACACGCGCTCTATCATACTTGATCACTCGGATTAGGAAAACATTTCTCGACGATATGCCGCAATACACGCGAAGAAAGATCTATCGGGTGTcgggaaaaaaaaagaactccAATTGCTCGGACGAAGAGAAATTAGAAAGAAGCAGATGAAGCAGGATCCGAcgggagaagagaaaagattgGAAAAAGCTTTCCTCGTCTCATCGAGATAAGTGTGTTACATTTAGGACCGCGTCCCAGTTGAAAAAGAACAGGCAACTTAAACGTCAGTCGAAAATGAGAAGTCGGAAGGCCTTCTGTCCAAACGTTTTGCTATAGAGACGAACGCATGTCAGCTTTCTATGTGCACTCTGCTGTTTCTCGATGTATAAACGTAACGCGACTCTTCTAGTCGACGATTATCAGTCGTTCCGCAAGCACGTTCACGGATCTTTCCCGTTTGCCAAACTCCGCGACGTAAATTCGACCATCGAAAAGGCCAGCACGCCAGCCTTAACTTTGCCAGAAACTTTCCTCGAAATTCGATAATA
Encoded here:
- the LOC122575742 gene encoding complexin isoform X2; protein product: MDILGAVGGEGGDEDDKEKEEEAERERQEAIREAEERRKEKHRKMEEEREKMRQEIRDKYNIKKREEVQEMTQEEPNPLMRKKKTPEELAAEAEAEDEDEITKIKNVFDTHIQEFKAQVLEGKCDLQ
- the LOC122575742 gene encoding complexin isoform X3 — translated: MEEEREKMRQEIRDKYNIKKREEVQEMTQEEPNPLMRKKKTPEELAAEAEAEDEDEITKIKNVFDTHIQEFKAQVLEGKCDLQ